A single window of Electrophorus electricus isolate fEleEle1 chromosome 16, fEleEle1.pri, whole genome shotgun sequence DNA harbors:
- the LOC113569061 gene encoding CMRF35-like molecule 3: protein MMKIIHLGICLFLSATRYKTSGVTIIGYERKTITFKCTHKWAQDNRKYFCKDPCQRAEDILVDSDKPSNGRYSLMDDGTDFSVTITRLERADSGKYWCGVDRMFIDRYNDVVLKVLDAPQTFVTSTSQSPSPTTISFVENISISVTTNATVSVQVNIASNQVYDDQNSVWKLYLTVSLCVLLMTSVVWILMFLSLHYKVCSHSFLEPFVRSWCHPGRRQFEVSEYERDQFGNQNSVSQNQTPEADTELDNENIHTGTTDYENVHVATTVYENLFTATTKFSVQNTYTL from the exons ATGATGAAAATTATTCATCTTggtatctgtctctttctctcag CAACAAGATACAAAACATCTGGGGTTACAATCATTGGATATGAACGAAAGACAATCACATTTAAGTGTACTCATAAGTGGGCTCAAGATAACAGGAAGTACTTCTGTAAGGATCCTTGTCAAAGAGCCGAGGACATCCTTGTTGACTCAGATAAGCCATCCAATGGGAGATACAGCCTGATGGATGATGGGACAGACTTCAGTGTGACTATCACTCGACTGGAGAGGGCAGACTCTGGCAAATACTGGTGTGGGGTGGACAGAATGTTTATAGACAGATATAATGATGTCGTCCTTAAAGTTTTGGATG caccaCAAACCTTTGTAACTTCAACCTCTCAGTCTCCTTCTCCAACCACAATCAGTTTTGTGGAAAACATTTCAATATCTGTCACCACCAAtgctacag TTTCTGTTCAGGTTAATATAGCATCAAATCAGGTATATGATGACCAAAACTCTG TTTGGAAGCTttatctcactgtctcactgtgtgtcctgttgATGACGTCTGTGGTTTGGATTCTTATGTTTTTGTCCTTACATTACAAGG TATGTAGCCACTCCTTTTTGGAGCCTTTTGTGAGGTCCTGGTGTCATCCAGGAAGAAGACAG TTTGAGGTGTCTGAGTATGAGAGGGATCAATTTGGAAACCAGAACTCCGTGAGCCAGAATCAGACTCCAGAAGCTGATACTGAGCTAGACAATGAGAACATTCACACTGGTACCACAGACTATGAGAATGTTCATGTTGCTACCACAGTCTATGAGAACCTTTTCACTGCTACAACGAAATTTTctgtgcaaaatacatatacattatag